In Holophagales bacterium, one DNA window encodes the following:
- the cysW gene encoding sulfate ABC transporter permease subunit CysW encodes MSAEPPATARWRDPLTEPPAVRWALTGLALAFLLFFLVLPLAVVFARAFEKGLAGYAAALADPMARAAALLTLKVALLVVPANLLFGLAAAWAVTRFEFRGKNLLVTLIDAPFSVSPVVAGLLFVLLFGAQGLFGPWLLERGIKVLFSLPGIVLATAFVTMPLVARQLIPLMQAQGSDEEQAALTLGATPWQMFFRVSLPKIRWGLLYGVVLCNARAMGEFGAVSVVSGHIRGKTNTLPLHVEILYNEYQFQAAFAVASLLALLGVLTLVAQTLLDWQSRRRGASPAGREGS; translated from the coding sequence ATGAGCGCCGAACCTCCCGCGACCGCGCGCTGGCGCGACCCGCTCACCGAGCCGCCGGCGGTGCGCTGGGCGCTCACCGGGCTGGCCCTCGCGTTCCTGCTCTTCTTCCTCGTCCTGCCGCTCGCCGTGGTGTTCGCTCGCGCCTTCGAGAAGGGTCTCGCCGGCTATGCGGCGGCCCTGGCCGATCCGATGGCGCGCGCCGCGGCGCTGCTCACGCTCAAGGTCGCCCTGCTGGTGGTGCCCGCCAACCTGCTCTTCGGTCTCGCCGCCGCCTGGGCGGTGACGCGCTTCGAGTTCCGCGGCAAGAATCTGCTCGTGACGCTGATCGACGCCCCGTTCTCCGTCTCGCCGGTGGTGGCCGGTCTGCTCTTCGTGCTGCTCTTCGGCGCCCAGGGGCTCTTCGGGCCCTGGCTGCTCGAGCGCGGCATCAAGGTGCTCTTCTCGCTGCCCGGCATCGTGCTCGCCACGGCGTTCGTCACCATGCCGCTCGTGGCGCGGCAGCTCATCCCGCTGATGCAGGCTCAGGGGAGCGACGAGGAGCAGGCGGCGCTGACGCTCGGCGCCACTCCGTGGCAGATGTTCTTCCGCGTCTCGCTGCCGAAGATCCGCTGGGGGCTGCTCTACGGCGTGGTGCTCTGCAACGCCCGGGCGATGGGCGAGTTCGGCGCCGTCTCGGTGGTCTCGGGCCACATCCGCGGCAAGACGAACACGCTGCCGCTCCACGTCGAGATCCTCTACAACGAGTACCAGTTCCAGGCGGCCTTTGCCGTCGCCTCGCTGCTCGCCCTGCTCGGCGTCTTGACGCTCGTGGCGCAGACCCTGCTCGACTGGCAGTCCCGGCGGCGCGGCGCCTCTCCCGCCGGACGCGAGGGGAGTTGA
- a CDS encoding HAMP domain-containing protein: MRRSTLAWLLALTGAFFVAVAVTGVAGVSERLLERLGRQQALARVELAGTAAREALVHEGETLAVSARLLAASPELGSRLGASDLAGVARLLESFQEAGETTGAALAIDARLVRQSTPPLPWPVLRRALPAGQGWAFAVDGTKLFLVAEAPVPSGTRATALMAREVDVALLAAIGRRIGLPVALVGRREALAGYGESHAARLARVVADGQPESLRSEEAGCFCALQPLPLASGEVAAVLETRLAIDEVDRSVAELRRRLLLLAGALAVVAALASGLLARRLAAPLAELSTAARRIGGGDLATPVAIAGPGEIGLLARAMEGMRRQLAQLSGRLASREGEARAVLEGISEGVFTVDRDRRVRYLNPPAARTLGLDSDAASTAIGRFCGDLLYPELAPESRPCEERCPILHARFRGAAQATETLALAAGSRRAVVAAATPVGELQVVVLREESEVEAGRRLRDALLANVSHEFKTPLAAQLASLEMLRDALATGDSTAADTLVEALGRGTARLTRLVDNLLESVSIEAGRDAIRRRPVDLEEVVEEAVQQVTPLLHQRNQELDLALPAPLPPVDGDAARLVQVLVNLLANANKFAPEGTPIVLGGEVGGDSVALFVEDRGPGLRGADPGSLFQPFVRAVGDESETSGVGLGLWVVRSIVERHGGTVEARDTGAGSRFTVRLRRGDAPPTR; the protein is encoded by the coding sequence GTGCGCCGTTCGACGCTCGCCTGGCTGCTCGCCCTGACCGGCGCCTTCTTCGTCGCCGTCGCCGTCACCGGCGTCGCCGGCGTCTCGGAGCGACTGCTCGAACGGCTCGGTCGCCAGCAGGCGCTCGCCCGCGTCGAGCTTGCCGGGACGGCGGCACGCGAGGCGCTGGTGCACGAAGGCGAGACGCTCGCGGTCAGCGCACGTCTCCTCGCCGCGAGCCCGGAGCTCGGCTCTCGACTCGGCGCGAGCGACCTTGCCGGCGTGGCCCGCCTGCTCGAGAGCTTCCAGGAGGCCGGCGAAACCACCGGCGCGGCGCTCGCCATCGACGCACGCCTGGTGCGGCAAAGCACACCCCCGCTCCCCTGGCCGGTGCTGCGCCGCGCGCTGCCGGCCGGGCAGGGTTGGGCCTTCGCCGTCGACGGGACGAAGCTGTTCCTCGTCGCCGAGGCACCGGTCCCCTCCGGAACGCGCGCGACCGCGCTGATGGCACGCGAGGTCGACGTGGCACTGCTCGCGGCGATCGGGCGGCGGATCGGCCTGCCGGTCGCCCTGGTCGGCCGCCGCGAAGCGCTCGCCGGCTATGGCGAGAGCCACGCCGCGCGGCTCGCCCGGGTCGTGGCCGACGGCCAGCCCGAATCTCTGCGATCGGAAGAGGCGGGTTGCTTCTGCGCGCTCCAACCGCTGCCGCTTGCCTCGGGAGAGGTGGCGGCGGTGCTCGAGACGCGCCTGGCGATCGACGAGGTCGACCGCTCGGTCGCCGAGTTGCGCCGCCGGCTGCTGCTGCTCGCCGGCGCGCTCGCGGTGGTCGCCGCGCTGGCAAGCGGACTGCTCGCCCGGCGTCTCGCGGCACCGCTCGCCGAGCTCTCGACCGCGGCGCGCCGGATCGGCGGCGGCGATCTCGCGACCCCGGTGGCGATCGCCGGTCCCGGCGAGATCGGCCTGCTCGCCCGGGCGATGGAGGGGATGCGACGACAGCTCGCCCAGCTCTCCGGCCGGCTGGCGAGCCGCGAAGGTGAGGCGCGTGCCGTGCTCGAGGGGATCTCCGAGGGCGTCTTCACCGTCGATCGCGACCGTCGCGTGCGCTACCTCAACCCCCCGGCGGCCCGCACGCTCGGGCTCGACAGCGACGCGGCGAGCACCGCGATCGGCCGTTTCTGCGGCGACCTGCTCTACCCCGAGCTGGCGCCGGAGAGCCGCCCCTGCGAGGAGCGCTGCCCGATCCTCCACGCGCGGTTCCGCGGCGCCGCCCAGGCGACCGAGACCCTCGCCCTCGCCGCCGGATCGCGCCGCGCCGTCGTCGCCGCGGCAACGCCGGTCGGCGAGCTCCAGGTCGTCGTGCTGCGCGAGGAGAGCGAGGTCGAGGCCGGCCGGCGCCTGCGCGACGCGCTGCTCGCCAACGTGTCGCACGAGTTCAAGACGCCGCTCGCCGCCCAGCTCGCCTCGCTCGAGATGCTGCGCGACGCGCTGGCGACCGGCGACTCGACCGCCGCCGACACCCTGGTCGAGGCGCTCGGTCGTGGCACGGCGCGGCTGACGCGCCTGGTCGACAACCTGCTCGAGAGCGTCAGCATCGAGGCCGGCCGCGATGCGATCCGGCGACGTCCGGTCGATCTCGAGGAGGTCGTCGAGGAGGCCGTGCAGCAGGTCACCCCGCTCCTCCACCAGCGCAACCAGGAGCTCGACCTGGCGCTTCCCGCACCGTTGCCACCGGTCGACGGCGACGCGGCGCGGCTCGTCCAGGTGCTCGTCAACCTGCTCGCCAACGCCAACAAGTTCGCCCCTGAGGGCACGCCGATCGTTCTCGGCGGCGAGGTCGGAGGGGACAGCGTGGCGCTCTTCGTCGAAGACCGCGGCCCGGGCCTGCGCGGCGCCGATCCCGGCAGCCTTTTTCAGCCGTTCGTCCGCGCCGTCGGCGACGAGTCGGAGACGAGCGGCGTCGGCCTCGGCCTCTGGGTCGTCCGCTCGATCGTCGAACGCCACGGCGGCACCGTCGAAGCCCGCGACACCGGCGCCGGCTCCCGCTTCACCGTGCGCCTCCGCCGAGGGGACGCCCCGCCCACGCGCTAA